The following proteins are encoded in a genomic region of Drosophila bipectinata strain 14024-0381.07 chromosome XL, DbipHiC1v2, whole genome shotgun sequence:
- the LOC108120196 gene encoding E3 ubiquitin-protein ligase MARCHF11 has product MSQHQHPILSEETALRLLNGVVATGNSTPLSAVPTSPPTPPPTLVEGQQLPEASCSTALVGGGQESVHSHAFRTEWNGIDEVATDNATPLSAVQTPPSTPPPNDLEASCSTELGEGGQESVHSANEYGHSCRICRWNRSDMEIISCPCNCRGSVGFIHLKCLKRWIMHRRDNRCEVCNAVYDISEERVSLKQMLRTFCCGRCCGLIVKHLLFSASLMPLAHIILQQVLQCMDNLNQGSTEQLTVQEVFVASCALLTSSALFFHFFEFVTTRCLLIRNILRHWWMFGSTSDFSLVEFEDDSIDLF; this is encoded by the exons ATGTCGCAGCATCAGCATCCCATTCTCTCCGAGGAAACCGCTCTCAGATTGTTGAACGGTGTAGTGGCCACCGGCAATTCCACGCCCCTCAGCGCCGTACCGACATCGCCGCCTACGCCACCGCCCACTCTGGTTGAAGGACAACAACTGCCCGAGGCCAGTTGCTCCACGGCATTGGTCGGCGGTGGACAGGAGAGTGTCCACTCGCATGCTTTTAGAACTGAATGGAATGGAATTGATGAAGTGGCCACCGACAATGCCACACCCCTTAGCGCTGTACAGACACCGCCATCCACGCCACCACCCAATGATTTGGAGGCCAGTTGCTCCACGGAATTGGGCGAAGGTGGACAGGAGAGTGTCCACTCGGCGAACGAGTATGGCCACTCGTGCCGCATCTGCCGCTGGAACCGCAGCGACATGGAGATCATTAGCTGTCCTTGCAACTGCAGGGGTAGCGTG gGCTTCATCCACCTGAAGTGCCTAAAGCGGTGGATCATGCACCGGCGGGACAATCGCTGCGAAGTCTGCAATGCTGTGTACGACATCTCCGAGGAGCGGGTGAGCCTGAAGCAAATGCTGCGGACTTTCTGTTGCGGCCGCTGCTGTGGCCTGATCGTGAAGCACCTGCTGTTCAGCGCCTCGTTAATGCCCCTGGCCCACATCATTCTGCAGCAG GTGCTGCAGTGTATGGATAATCTGAACCAGGGCAGCACCGAGCAACTAACCGTACAGGAGGTATTCGTCGCCTCCTGTGCCCTGCTCACATCCAGTGCCCTATTCTTCCACTTTTTCGAGTTCGTGACGACGCGCTGCCTCCTCATCCGGAACATATTGCGCCACTGGTGGATGTTTGGCAGCACCTCCGACTTTTCCCTGGTCGAGTTCGAGGACGATTCCATCGATCTGTTCTGA